Proteins encoded in a region of the Raphanus sativus cultivar WK10039 chromosome 8, ASM80110v3, whole genome shotgun sequence genome:
- the LOC108819954 gene encoding uncharacterized protein At4g04775-like yields MSAASSSTTGGRRRVRTPGIPSGCWCGVGVTELISKSNPNPYRRYYQCLFAASQRLENDNHVFKWVDEAFTDEIQQLDYQVRILEEEVQSLKAIIRNEGDIREGPKKMPMIKISGGCVLLTIVLVLGIMMYKK; encoded by the exons ATGTCCGCCGCTTCATCATCCACGACCGGTGGTCGGAGACGGGTACGAACTCCGGGGATACCTAGTGGGTGTTGGTGCGGGGTGGGCGTCACCGAGCTCATCTCCAAAAGCAATCCAAACCCATATCGCCGGTATTATCAGTGTCTCTTTGCGGCTTCACAGAGG cTCGAGAACGACAATCATGTCTTCAAATGGGTTGACGAAGCCTTCACCGATGAGATACAGCAGCTGGACTACCAAGTTCGAATACTCGAAGAAGAAGTTCAGAGTCTCAAAGCAATAATAAGGAACGAAGGAGATATCCGCGAAGGTCCCAAAAAGATGCCCATGATAAAGATATCAGGAGGTTGTGTTCTTCTTACCATCGTTTTAGTTCTAGGAATTATGATGTACAAAAAGTAA